TTTCGTCTTTATTAGGAAAGCCGTGTACCACTTGCTCGTTGGGTGAAATACACAAAGAATTCGGAAAACCTCCGTATCCTAAAAATGCTGGTTCAGCACCGTGATCTTTAATAAAATCGTGCGCTAATTTATCTAAATATAAAGTAGTAATTCCCGGTTTGATTTCTTTTGCCAACATTCCTAATGTTCTAGAAACCAATTGAGCACTTTCTTTCATAAGACGAAGCTCGTCTATTGTTTTTAATTGAATCATTTTTTAATATAGATTTAGATATTAGATGCTAGATATTAGATATTAGATTTTCAACTTTATGAATAAATCTTTTAACTCTAAACATCTTTACTTTCTTGATAAAATTATTAGAAGTTATATTAAAACTAATTTTTAACATCTAACTTCTAATTTCTCAAATCTTACCAGAAAAGTCCTTTTTTCTTTTCTTTTTTTAGTTTTGAATATGCTAAAACCTCATTACCTTCTACTCGGAACTCTATTCTTTCGTTGATGATATTATAAATCTCTCCCCATCCAGGAAAGCCACCTAAGTTTCTGTCGTCGATAAACCAATCTGCATCCAATTTTCTCGACTGAGTTCCAGAATCAAAAACTTCTCCTTCAAAGCTTGAGTTAATTGCGTAGAACTCAATACC
The sequence above is a segment of the Chryseobacterium turcicum genome. Coding sequences within it:
- a CDS encoding BT0820 family HAD-type phosphatase — protein: MLNNKKIAVDFDGTIVDDAYPAIGKTKIFAFETLKKLQAQGFRLILWTYRHGKALDEAVEFCKKNGIEFYAINSSFEGEVFDSGTQSRKLDADWFIDDRNLGGFPGWGEIYNIINERIEFRVEGNEVLAYSKLKKEKKKGLFW